A genomic stretch from Georgenia muralis includes:
- a CDS encoding ABC transporter ATP-binding protein: MIRFEDVTVTYAGAAGAALRGVSAHVEEGELCLVVGPTGSGKSTLLGAASGRVPHLTGGLLAGHVVVEGRDTRDHRPRDLADVVGVVGQDPVAGFVTDTVEEELAFSLEQLGVTPGIMRKRVEEVLDLLSLAPLRSRPLADLSGGEQQRVAIGAVMTAQPRVLVLDEPTSALDPTAAEEVLAALARVVHDLGVTVLLAEHRLERVVQFADRVISLDVTGRAVTGPPAEVLARSAVAPPVVELGRVAGWDPLPMSVRDARRVARPLHDRLVELGGSSGAAGGPVTPPVAGPLLTARGVEVRHGAVHALRGVDLELRPGELVAVMGRNGSGKSSLLWALQGQGPRSGGSVRVGTPGADPAGLPPGQARRRIALVPQSPSDLLYLDTVGAECAAGDEQAGAEPGTVSATLDRLVPGVPADAHPRDLSEGQRLGLALAVQLAARPAVVLLDEPTRGLDYAAKDRLTRDLADLAAAGTAVLLSSHDVEFVAGFADRVLVLADGEVVADGPVGDVLRGSPTFAPQVSKILRPLDVLTVDDVRELLAVGRAT; encoded by the coding sequence ATGATCCGGTTCGAGGACGTCACGGTCACCTATGCCGGCGCCGCGGGGGCGGCCCTGCGTGGGGTGAGCGCCCACGTGGAGGAGGGCGAGCTCTGCCTGGTCGTGGGGCCCACCGGCTCGGGGAAGTCGACGCTGCTCGGGGCGGCGAGCGGTCGCGTCCCGCACCTCACCGGCGGTCTCCTCGCCGGGCACGTCGTCGTCGAGGGCCGCGACACCCGCGACCACCGGCCGCGCGACCTCGCCGACGTCGTCGGTGTCGTGGGGCAGGACCCCGTGGCCGGGTTCGTCACGGACACGGTCGAGGAGGAGCTCGCCTTCTCGCTCGAGCAGCTCGGCGTGACACCGGGGATCATGCGCAAGCGGGTGGAGGAGGTCCTCGACCTGCTGTCGCTGGCACCGCTGCGCTCGCGGCCCCTCGCCGACCTCTCCGGTGGCGAGCAGCAGCGGGTCGCCATCGGCGCCGTGATGACGGCCCAGCCGCGGGTCCTCGTGCTCGACGAGCCCACCTCGGCGCTGGACCCCACCGCCGCGGAGGAGGTTCTCGCCGCGCTGGCCCGCGTCGTGCACGACCTCGGCGTGACCGTGCTCCTCGCCGAGCACCGGCTCGAGCGGGTGGTCCAGTTCGCGGACCGGGTGATCTCCCTCGACGTCACCGGGCGCGCCGTCACCGGCCCGCCGGCCGAGGTGCTGGCGCGCTCCGCCGTCGCCCCGCCGGTCGTGGAGCTCGGCAGGGTGGCCGGGTGGGACCCGCTGCCGATGTCGGTGCGCGATGCACGGAGGGTCGCCCGGCCCCTGCACGACCGGCTGGTGGAGCTGGGCGGGTCGTCCGGCGCCGCCGGAGGACCGGTGACGCCGCCGGTGGCCGGACCCCTGCTCACCGCCCGCGGGGTCGAGGTTCGTCACGGCGCGGTGCACGCCCTGCGGGGGGTGGACCTCGAGCTGCGGCCGGGCGAGCTCGTCGCCGTCATGGGCCGCAACGGTTCCGGCAAGTCCTCGCTGCTCTGGGCGCTCCAGGGGCAGGGCCCCCGCTCGGGCGGCTCGGTGCGGGTGGGAACCCCCGGTGCCGACCCTGCCGGGTTGCCTCCCGGGCAGGCGCGCCGCCGGATCGCCCTGGTGCCGCAGTCGCCCTCGGACCTTCTCTACCTCGACACCGTGGGAGCCGAGTGCGCCGCCGGCGACGAGCAGGCCGGTGCCGAGCCCGGGACCGTCAGCGCGACCCTGGACCGGCTCGTGCCCGGTGTCCCCGCGGACGCCCATCCCCGCGACCTCTCCGAGGGTCAGCGCCTCGGCCTCGCGCTGGCGGTGCAGCTGGCCGCCCGACCGGCGGTCGTCCTCCTGGACGAGCCGACGCGCGGCCTCGACTACGCCGCGAAGGACCGGCTCACCCGCGACCTCGCGGACCTCGCGGCGGCGGGCACCGCGGTGCTCCTGTCCAGCCACGACGTCGAGTTCGTCGCCGGCTTCGCCGACCGGGTGCTCGTGCTCGCCGACGGTGAGGTCGTCGCCGACGGCCCGGTCGGCGACGTCCTGCGTGGGTCGCCCACCTTCGCCCCCCAGGTGTCGAAGATCCTCCGGCCGCTCGACGTCCTCACCGTCGACGACGTGCGTGAGCTCCTCGCCGTCGGGAGGGCGACGTGA
- a CDS encoding cation:proton antiporter regulatory subunit — MEIVETLLPGVGIRYELSTREGRSIGLVVHRDGEVDLFSYAEDDPDEATDTVHLQAEEATALAELMGAPRVTQRFADLSREVPGLVSARLTVEPGSRYDGAVLGDTQARTRTGCSVVAIVRRDDVVTAPGPDASLRGGDVLVAIGGEAGLHELGALLDEPA, encoded by the coding sequence GTGGAGATCGTCGAGACCCTGCTGCCCGGCGTGGGCATCCGCTACGAGCTGTCCACCCGGGAGGGTCGCAGCATCGGGCTCGTCGTCCACCGCGATGGGGAGGTGGACCTCTTCTCCTACGCCGAGGACGACCCGGACGAGGCCACCGACACGGTCCACCTCCAGGCGGAGGAGGCGACCGCGCTCGCCGAGCTCATGGGCGCACCGCGGGTCACCCAGCGCTTCGCCGACCTCTCCCGGGAGGTCCCGGGACTGGTCTCGGCGCGCCTGACCGTCGAGCCGGGCAGCCGCTACGACGGCGCCGTGCTGGGCGACACCCAGGCCCGGACGCGCACGGGGTGCTCGGTCGTCGCCATCGTGCGGCGCGACGACGTCGTGACCGCCCCCGGACCGGATGCGTCGCTGCGCGGGGGCGACGTCCTCGTCGCCATCGGCGGCGAGGCCGGTCTGCACGAGCTCGGCGCGCTCCTCGACGAGCCGGCCTAG
- a CDS encoding cation:proton antiporter, producing MDELARLLVELGALFAGLSVLGLLARSVGLSPIPFYLLAGLAFGDGGLVPLNAAEPFVDVGAEIGVVLLLLTLGLEFSAPELIGSLRRHSSSGLTDLLLNFPPGLVAGLLLGLPWPAAVALGGVTWISSSGIVARLLTDLDRLGNRETPAVLSVLVIEDIAMALFLPVLVVILAGGGPLQALVGVLLALGAVLLVLLAAHRGGHRVGRLLAHDDDELVLLRLMGLTLLVAGFAQGLGASAGVGAFLVGLAVPTSFADRARRLLSPLRDLFASIFFVAFGLSTDPAALWPVLPAAFALAAVTTGTKMGTGWFAAARDGVRRRGRLRAGAALVPRGEFSVVIAGLAVPLAPAIGPVAAAYVLVLAVVGPLLARFVEPVAERLRIVAPLPVPAGAGRVPPRR from the coding sequence GTGGACGAGCTCGCGAGGCTGCTCGTCGAGCTCGGCGCGCTCTTCGCCGGGCTGTCCGTCCTCGGGCTCCTCGCCCGCTCCGTGGGACTCTCACCCATCCCCTTCTACCTCCTCGCCGGCCTGGCGTTCGGCGACGGCGGGCTCGTCCCCCTGAACGCGGCGGAGCCGTTCGTCGACGTCGGTGCCGAGATCGGCGTCGTCCTCCTGCTGCTCACCCTGGGTCTGGAGTTCTCCGCGCCCGAGCTCATCGGCTCGCTGCGGCGTCACAGCTCCTCCGGGCTGACCGACCTGCTCCTGAACTTCCCGCCGGGGCTCGTCGCCGGGCTGCTCCTGGGCCTGCCCTGGCCGGCCGCGGTCGCGCTCGGCGGCGTCACGTGGATCTCCTCCTCGGGCATCGTCGCGCGACTCCTCACCGACCTCGACCGGCTCGGCAACCGCGAGACGCCCGCCGTCCTCTCGGTCCTGGTCATCGAGGACATCGCGATGGCGCTGTTCCTCCCGGTGCTCGTGGTGATCCTGGCCGGCGGGGGGCCGCTCCAGGCGCTGGTCGGGGTGCTGCTCGCCCTCGGGGCGGTGCTCCTCGTGCTCCTGGCGGCTCACCGTGGCGGGCACCGCGTGGGCCGGCTCCTCGCCCACGACGACGACGAGCTGGTGCTGCTGCGACTCATGGGCCTGACGCTGCTCGTGGCCGGCTTCGCCCAGGGCCTCGGCGCCAGCGCCGGCGTCGGGGCGTTCCTCGTCGGCCTGGCGGTGCCGACGAGCTTCGCGGACCGGGCCCGCCGGCTCCTCAGCCCCCTCCGGGACCTCTTCGCCTCCATCTTCTTCGTCGCGTTCGGCCTGTCCACCGATCCCGCGGCGCTGTGGCCGGTGCTCCCCGCGGCGTTCGCGCTCGCGGCGGTGACCACCGGGACGAAGATGGGCACCGGCTGGTTCGCGGCCGCGCGGGACGGCGTCCGCCGCCGCGGCCGGCTGCGCGCGGGCGCCGCCCTCGTGCCCCGCGGGGAGTTCTCCGTCGTCATCGCCGGGCTCGCCGTGCCGCTCGCCCCCGCCATCGGCCCCGTGGCCGCGGCGTACGTCCTCGTCCTCGCGGTCGTCGGCCCGCTGCTGGCGCGGTTCGTCGAGCCGGTCGCCGAACGGCTGCGGATCGTCGCGCCCCTCCCGGTCCCGGCCGGCGCGGGCCGGGTGCCGCCCCGGCGCTGA
- a CDS encoding ECF transporter S component produces the protein MSGPAVPVGGRTAVTLVLASAVGLLAFTWPLLVDAGAVLSDATTAPLVLGVVLAGVLAVVLVGLSDGGLDVKAIAVLGLLSALGAVLRPLAAGTAGIETVFFLLILGGRVFGPGFGFVLGSTTLFASALLTGGVGPWLPFQMLGASWIGLGAGLLPRRPRGGAELAMLAAYAVVAALLYGLAMNLSFWPFQLGLGTELSFVAGEALGENLGRFLTYSVATSLGWDVGRAVTTAAGVLLLGRPVLATLRRASARAHFGEPAVLFEADARTSGKPLA, from the coding sequence GTGAGCGGGCCGGCGGTGCCGGTCGGGGGGCGGACCGCCGTGACGCTGGTCCTCGCCTCCGCGGTCGGCCTGCTGGCCTTCACCTGGCCCCTCCTCGTCGACGCGGGCGCGGTGCTCTCGGACGCGACCACCGCGCCGCTGGTGCTCGGCGTCGTCCTGGCGGGGGTGCTCGCCGTGGTGCTCGTCGGCCTGTCCGACGGCGGGCTGGACGTCAAGGCGATCGCCGTTCTCGGTCTGCTGTCCGCCCTCGGCGCGGTGCTCCGGCCGCTCGCCGCCGGGACGGCGGGGATCGAGACGGTCTTCTTCCTCCTCATCCTCGGCGGGCGGGTGTTCGGGCCGGGGTTCGGGTTCGTCCTGGGGTCGACGACCCTCTTCGCCTCAGCCCTGCTCACCGGCGGCGTCGGGCCCTGGCTCCCCTTCCAGATGCTCGGGGCCTCGTGGATCGGACTGGGGGCAGGCCTCCTGCCGAGGCGGCCGCGCGGTGGGGCCGAGCTGGCGATGCTGGCCGCCTACGCCGTGGTGGCCGCCCTGCTCTACGGGCTGGCCATGAACCTGTCCTTCTGGCCCTTCCAGCTCGGGCTCGGCACCGAGCTCTCGTTCGTGGCGGGCGAGGCGCTGGGCGAGAACCTCGGCCGGTTCCTCACCTACAGCGTCGCGACGTCGCTCGGGTGGGACGTCGGGCGGGCCGTCACCACGGCAGCAGGTGTCCTCCTGCTCGGGCGCCCGGTGCTGGCGACGCTCCGACGGGCGTCGGCGCGAGCCCACTTCGGGGAGCCCGCGGTCCTGTTCGAGGCGGACGCGCGGACCAGCGGCAAGCCTCTCGCCTGA
- a CDS encoding S8 family peptidase has product MSASSRSRRRAAAAAATLGVVLAALPTAASAGYLPAVAAPAGLTLTGTADTGLTELAEDSAFEDGAYVVVMDDAPVAAYTGGVAGYAATRPAAGEKFDPTTAAANRYRGLLQKEQERVIAATGVEARQRFTDTVSGFSATLTAAQAEALAKQPGVLGVTPDDLMQPDTAVSPDVLGLSGEDGVWERLGGVENLRGGAGSGVVVGIIDSGIRPEHPSFADLGLRAAPATGWRGACETGEEEDFSCSDKLVGARFYAETFAANNDLAEYESLSPLDVDGHGTHTASTAAGNAGVEAVIDGVSYGEISGMAPAAQVAAYKVCWDSTTGGGCYGSDSVAAIEDAVADGVDVLNFSISGTLTNVLDPVELAFLGAAEAGVFVAASAGNSGPGVSTVAHPSPWITTVAASTHNVMEATLVTGDGQRYIGASVQGEITTDTQMVVSEDIPADGASVADAGLCVPGSLDPTGAAGKIVVCDRGVIARVDKSAAVEQAGGVGMVQLNVTESSLDADIHAVPSVHLSHTYRDAVRAYVRTAENPVGRILDTNEGTTTEVPEVAGFSSRGPSLAAGGDLLKPDVSAPGVSVLAGYSPELGGMDFNFVSGTSMSSPHIAGLAALVIQEHPRWSPMAVKSAMMTTADPHASATSSDPFASGAGFVDPREFLDPGLVYETSSQDWWDFLAGQGVVWGDGTPVSDNPVDASDLNLPSIAIGQLVGSQTVTRTITNVTGRTATFTAEITGLAGLDVTVSPETVTLKKGASAEVTITVAGTDATRMGAYAKGELVWTGSDGSSVGSPVVVRPVPASAPAIVTAPAGAGSVDIEILPGFSGTIGTDVDGLAAGEVTAATAPDTAGADGGAAITAGQVYSQDFTIGTDSPLVRIELRSTDPDGDDLDLFLTRKDSTEIVAAAATGAADEALTIDNFPSGEWTLHVQAWAVGDGSAEAEFDVRFFEVPDADTGNLTLDPSELVVARGEPATVTAVLPGDATVPYFGRVNFTSGGSTVASTLVSVG; this is encoded by the coding sequence ATGTCAGCCTCTTCCAGGTCGCGCCGGCGCGCAGCAGCCGCCGCGGCCACCCTCGGAGTCGTCCTCGCGGCGCTCCCCACCGCCGCGAGCGCCGGCTACCTGCCGGCCGTCGCGGCCCCTGCCGGGCTCACCCTCACCGGCACCGCCGACACCGGGCTCACCGAGCTCGCCGAGGACTCCGCGTTCGAGGACGGCGCCTACGTCGTCGTCATGGACGACGCCCCCGTCGCCGCCTACACCGGCGGCGTCGCGGGCTACGCGGCGACCAGGCCGGCCGCCGGGGAGAAGTTCGACCCCACGACCGCCGCCGCGAACCGCTACCGCGGCCTGCTGCAGAAGGAGCAGGAGCGCGTCATCGCGGCCACGGGCGTGGAGGCGCGTCAGCGGTTCACCGACACGGTCAGCGGCTTCTCGGCCACCCTGACCGCCGCGCAGGCCGAGGCGCTCGCCAAGCAGCCCGGGGTTCTCGGGGTCACCCCCGACGACCTCATGCAGCCCGACACGGCGGTCTCGCCCGACGTCCTGGGTCTCTCCGGCGAGGACGGCGTGTGGGAGCGGCTCGGCGGCGTGGAGAACCTCCGTGGCGGCGCGGGCTCCGGCGTCGTCGTCGGGATCATCGACTCCGGCATCCGGCCCGAGCACCCCTCCTTCGCCGACCTCGGCCTGCGCGCCGCCCCCGCCACGGGCTGGCGGGGCGCGTGCGAGACCGGGGAGGAGGAGGACTTCTCCTGCTCGGACAAGCTCGTCGGCGCCCGGTTCTACGCCGAGACCTTCGCGGCGAACAACGACCTCGCCGAGTACGAGAGCCTGTCCCCGCTCGACGTGGACGGTCACGGCACCCACACCGCCAGCACCGCGGCCGGCAACGCCGGCGTCGAGGCGGTCATCGACGGCGTGAGCTACGGCGAGATCTCCGGCATGGCCCCGGCCGCCCAGGTGGCGGCCTACAAGGTCTGCTGGGACTCCACGACCGGGGGCGGCTGCTACGGCAGCGACTCCGTCGCCGCCATCGAGGACGCGGTCGCCGACGGCGTCGACGTCCTCAACTTCTCCATCAGCGGCACCCTGACCAACGTCCTCGACCCCGTCGAGCTGGCCTTCCTCGGCGCCGCCGAGGCCGGCGTCTTCGTCGCCGCCTCCGCGGGCAACAGCGGCCCCGGCGTCTCGACCGTGGCGCACCCGTCGCCGTGGATCACCACCGTGGCCGCCTCGACCCACAACGTCATGGAGGCCACCCTCGTCACCGGCGACGGGCAGCGCTACATCGGCGCCTCCGTCCAGGGCGAGATCACCACCGACACCCAGATGGTCGTCTCCGAGGACATCCCCGCGGACGGCGCGAGCGTCGCGGACGCCGGGCTGTGCGTGCCCGGCTCGCTCGACCCGACCGGCGCAGCAGGGAAGATCGTGGTCTGCGACCGTGGCGTCATCGCCCGCGTCGACAAGAGCGCGGCGGTCGAGCAGGCCGGCGGCGTCGGCATGGTCCAGCTCAACGTCACCGAGAGCTCGCTCGACGCCGACATCCACGCCGTCCCCTCCGTGCACCTGTCCCACACGTACCGCGACGCCGTCCGGGCCTACGTCCGCACGGCCGAGAACCCGGTGGGCCGGATCCTCGACACGAACGAGGGCACCACCACCGAGGTGCCCGAGGTAGCGGGCTTCTCCTCCCGCGGGCCCTCGCTCGCGGCGGGCGGCGACCTGCTCAAGCCCGACGTCTCCGCGCCCGGTGTGAGCGTCCTCGCCGGGTACAGCCCCGAGCTGGGCGGCATGGACTTCAACTTCGTCTCCGGCACGTCGATGTCCTCCCCCCACATCGCGGGCCTGGCCGCCCTGGTGATCCAGGAGCACCCGAGGTGGTCGCCCATGGCGGTCAAGTCGGCGATGATGACGACGGCGGACCCGCACGCGAGCGCCACCTCGTCCGACCCGTTCGCCTCCGGCGCCGGGTTCGTCGACCCGAGGGAGTTCCTCGACCCGGGCCTCGTCTACGAGACCAGCTCCCAGGACTGGTGGGACTTCCTCGCCGGCCAGGGCGTCGTCTGGGGCGACGGGACGCCCGTCTCGGACAACCCCGTCGACGCCTCCGACCTCAACCTGCCGTCGATCGCGATCGGGCAGCTCGTCGGCTCGCAGACGGTGACGCGCACCATCACCAACGTCACCGGGAGGACCGCGACGTTCACCGCCGAGATCACCGGGCTCGCCGGGCTGGATGTGACCGTCTCGCCCGAGACCGTCACCCTCAAGAAGGGCGCCTCCGCCGAGGTCACGATCACCGTCGCCGGCACGGACGCGACGCGGATGGGCGCCTACGCCAAGGGTGAGCTCGTGTGGACCGGCTCCGACGGCTCGTCCGTGGGCAGCCCCGTCGTCGTCCGGCCGGTCCCGGCCTCCGCGCCGGCGATCGTCACCGCCCCGGCGGGCGCAGGTTCCGTCGACATCGAGATCCTGCCCGGCTTCAGCGGCACCATCGGGACCGACGTCGACGGTCTCGCCGCCGGCGAGGTCACCGCGGCCACCGCGCCGGACACCGCCGGCGCGGACGGCGGCGCGGCGATCACCGCGGGGCAGGTCTACTCCCAGGACTTCACCATCGGCACGGACAGCCCGCTGGTCCGCATCGAGCTGAGGTCGACCGACCCCGACGGCGACGACCTCGACCTCTTCCTCACCAGGAAGGACAGCACTGAGATCGTCGCCGCAGCGGCGACCGGGGCGGCCGACGAGGCCCTCACCATCGACAACTTCCCGTCCGGGGAGTGGACGCTCCACGTCCAGGCGTGGGCGGTCGGGGACGGCTCGGCCGAGGCCGAGTTCGACGTCCGGTTCTTCGAGGTGCCGGACGCCGACACCGGGAACCTCACCCTGGACCCGAGCGAGCTCGTCGTGGCCCGCGGCGAGCCGGCGACGGTGACCGCGGTCCTGCCGGGCGACGCGACGGTGCCGTACTTCGGCCGGGTGAACTTCACCTCGGGCGGGTCCACCGTCGCCTCGACCCTGGTCTCGGTGGGCTGA
- a CDS encoding energy-coupling factor transporter transmembrane component T, with amino-acid sequence MHPLAWWAWALGVAVALSATTHPVLVTLLLGAVVAVVLARRDDSPWARAFPAYLVLGAAIVVLRVVFTLVFGLGGSGPVVLDLPVVTLPAWVRGVEVLGPFHLTSLLAAVTEGLRLAALVVCFGAANALADPKRALRALPASLHPLGTAVVIAVTVTPQLVSSVLRVRRAQRLRGAGGRGPRAAAARLMPVLQDALDHALALAASMDSRGYARAATPGGDRRVGWALVVALAAAVVGTYALLDTTAPRWLGLPVLAVGAVVAVQASRVAGRQVRRSRYRPDRWRRTETLVAGAGAVAAGAVVLAAAGGADLTPPAGSLAWSVPALGLVAVAAALVPMAVGHLVSRPARGSR; translated from the coding sequence GTGCACCCGCTGGCGTGGTGGGCCTGGGCCCTCGGCGTCGCCGTCGCCCTCTCGGCGACCACCCACCCCGTCCTGGTCACCCTCCTGCTCGGCGCCGTCGTCGCGGTCGTCCTCGCCCGGCGCGACGACTCGCCGTGGGCGCGGGCCTTCCCCGCCTACCTCGTGCTCGGGGCCGCGATCGTCGTGCTCCGCGTGGTCTTCACCCTCGTGTTCGGGCTCGGCGGGTCCGGGCCGGTGGTCCTCGACCTGCCGGTCGTCACCCTGCCCGCGTGGGTGCGAGGGGTGGAGGTGCTCGGCCCGTTCCACCTCACCTCACTCCTCGCGGCCGTCACCGAGGGCCTGCGGCTGGCCGCGCTCGTCGTCTGCTTCGGCGCCGCGAACGCGCTCGCCGACCCCAAGCGGGCGCTGCGGGCGCTGCCCGCCTCGCTCCACCCGCTCGGCACGGCCGTCGTCATCGCCGTGACCGTGACACCGCAGCTCGTCTCCTCCGTGCTGCGGGTGCGACGCGCGCAGCGGCTGCGAGGAGCGGGCGGCCGTGGCCCCCGGGCTGCCGCCGCCCGCCTCATGCCCGTCCTCCAGGACGCCCTCGACCACGCCCTCGCCCTCGCCGCGTCGATGGACTCACGCGGCTACGCCCGGGCCGCGACGCCGGGAGGCGACCGACGGGTCGGCTGGGCGCTCGTCGTCGCCCTCGCCGCCGCGGTCGTCGGCACCTACGCCCTGCTCGACACCACCGCGCCGCGCTGGCTGGGCCTGCCGGTGCTGGCCGTGGGCGCCGTCGTCGCCGTCCAGGCCTCCCGGGTGGCGGGGCGCCAGGTGCGCCGGAGCCGCTACCGGCCGGACCGCTGGCGCCGCACCGAGACCCTCGTGGCCGGGGCGGGCGCCGTCGCGGCGGGCGCGGTGGTCCTGGCCGCGGCCGGAGGGGCCGACCTCACCCCGCCGGCCGGCTCGCTCGCCTGGTCCGTGCCGGCGCTCGGGCTGGTGGCGGTCGCCGCGGCGCTGGTGCCGATGGCCGTCGGGCACCTGGTCTCGCGGCCCGCACGGGGGTCGCGATGA
- a CDS encoding sucrase ferredoxin: MAATPGSGVTPFPDSCSGLSLAAGETLAGTASTATGYLLLEHGGPWGAKVMRDAVFPGPGGDGLGGRLQAILTPLGVTPLLVRRCGARHGVPYPATVMLVALGAAGGHGAVRQVTHLGEVAGWDLAAALATLRAGTVPDGWEPLGTQYLVCTHARRDPCCGRLGRPLAAALTASVPDRTWEASHLGGHRLAANTLVVPDGVVYGRLTPADVPSLTEAHDGGRLLLGALRGRAALPPPHQAAEIGLRLAAGVDAAGALTFLGAEELGATGTPAPERTDVDDGAITTWVSRWEAVGRSWKVVVDVVPGTGGPRPASCGDEPVPPAARHEVTSVTAEY; this comes from the coding sequence GTGGCTGCGACCCCCGGCTCGGGCGTGACCCCCTTCCCCGACTCCTGCAGCGGGCTCAGCCTCGCCGCGGGCGAGACCCTGGCGGGCACGGCGTCCACCGCCACCGGCTACCTCCTGCTCGAGCACGGCGGCCCCTGGGGCGCGAAGGTCATGCGCGACGCCGTCTTCCCCGGACCCGGCGGCGACGGGCTCGGCGGCCGGCTGCAGGCGATCCTCACCCCGCTCGGGGTGACCCCCCTGCTGGTCCGGCGGTGCGGGGCCCGGCACGGCGTGCCGTACCCTGCCACCGTCATGCTCGTCGCCCTGGGTGCGGCCGGTGGTCACGGCGCGGTCCGGCAGGTCACCCACCTCGGCGAGGTCGCCGGCTGGGACCTGGCCGCGGCGCTGGCGACCCTGCGCGCGGGGACCGTGCCGGACGGCTGGGAGCCGCTCGGCACCCAGTACCTCGTGTGCACCCACGCCCGCCGCGACCCGTGCTGCGGCCGCCTGGGACGGCCGCTGGCCGCCGCCCTCACCGCCTCCGTCCCGGACCGCACCTGGGAGGCGAGCCACCTCGGCGGGCACCGCCTCGCCGCGAACACCCTCGTGGTTCCGGACGGGGTGGTGTACGGCCGCCTGACCCCCGCCGACGTCCCCTCCCTCACCGAGGCGCACGACGGCGGCCGGCTCCTCCTCGGTGCGCTGCGCGGACGGGCGGCGCTGCCACCGCCGCACCAGGCGGCGGAGATCGGCCTGCGTCTCGCCGCGGGCGTCGACGCGGCCGGGGCTCTGACCTTCCTCGGCGCGGAGGAGCTGGGCGCGACCGGGACGCCGGCCCCGGAACGGACCGACGTCGACGACGGCGCCATCACGACCTGGGTCAGCCGGTGGGAGGCGGTCGGTCGCAGCTGGAAGGTGGTGGTCGACGTCGTCCCGGGAACGGGCGGTCCACGCCCCGCGAGCTGCGGGGACGAGCCCGTCCCGCCGGCGGCCCGCCACGAGGTCACCTCCGTCACCGCGGAGTACTGA
- a CDS encoding cob(I)yrinic acid a,c-diamide adenosyltransferase yields MARIYTGTGDDGTTGLFLGGRVSKSDVLVEAYGDVDELAAVLGVARAACPDERLAVVVLELQRELFVVGADLATHPDRRHHLQDGVSRVTEEMVVGLEELIDAEVAARPLRPVFVVPGATVPSAAIDQARAVARRAERHVLAAAGAGHDVSEHVRLYLNRLSDLLFVLARAAAGDAEEPASHD; encoded by the coding sequence GTGGCACGCATCTACACCGGCACCGGTGACGACGGCACGACCGGCCTGTTCCTCGGTGGCCGGGTGTCCAAGTCGGACGTCCTCGTGGAGGCGTACGGCGACGTCGACGAGCTCGCCGCGGTCCTCGGGGTGGCCCGGGCGGCCTGCCCGGACGAGCGCCTCGCCGTCGTGGTCCTGGAGCTCCAGCGCGAGCTGTTCGTCGTCGGCGCGGACCTCGCCACCCACCCCGACCGGCGTCACCACCTCCAGGACGGCGTCTCCCGCGTCACCGAGGAGATGGTCGTCGGCCTGGAGGAGCTCATCGACGCCGAGGTCGCCGCGCGTCCGCTGCGCCCGGTGTTCGTCGTGCCGGGCGCGACCGTGCCGTCCGCGGCGATCGACCAGGCCCGCGCCGTCGCGCGTCGCGCCGAGCGGCACGTGCTCGCCGCCGCCGGGGCGGGGCACGACGTCAGCGAGCACGTCCGGCTCTACCTCAACCGGCTCTCCGACCTGCTGTTCGTCCTGGCCCGCGCCGCCGCCGGGGACGCCGAGGAGCCCGCCAGCCACGACTGA
- a CDS encoding PIG-L family deacetylase — MSVSTETTRPSVPGLPPWRRALVVVAHPDDESFGLGAVIDRLVSAGTAVEVLCLTHGEASTLHGVEGDLAVLRAAELDRAAEALGISRTVLRSYPDGGLGGVGTDLLAEEVVAALGDGDLPDALLTFDPSGITGHPDHRAATDAALAAAARLDLPVLGWTLPADVARDLAEEFGAPFAGHGPDDVDLVLPVTRRRQRVAAAAHASQALPESVLWRRLELLGDVEHLRWLRPPARA; from the coding sequence GTGAGCGTCAGCACCGAGACCACCCGCCCGAGCGTGCCGGGCCTGCCGCCCTGGCGGCGGGCCCTGGTCGTCGTCGCGCACCCCGACGACGAGTCCTTCGGCCTCGGCGCGGTCATCGACCGGCTCGTCAGCGCCGGGACGGCCGTGGAGGTCCTCTGCCTCACCCACGGCGAGGCCTCCACCCTCCACGGGGTCGAGGGCGACCTCGCCGTCCTCCGCGCCGCCGAGCTCGACCGTGCCGCCGAGGCCCTCGGCATCAGCCGCACCGTTCTGCGGTCCTACCCCGACGGTGGCCTCGGCGGTGTCGGCACGGACCTGCTCGCCGAGGAGGTGGTCGCGGCGCTCGGCGACGGCGACCTCCCCGACGCCCTCCTCACGTTCGACCCCAGCGGCATCACCGGCCACCCCGACCACCGGGCCGCGACGGACGCCGCCCTCGCCGCGGCCGCGCGCCTCGACCTGCCGGTCCTCGGCTGGACCCTGCCGGCCGACGTCGCCCGCGACCTCGCCGAGGAGTTCGGCGCCCCGTTCGCCGGGCACGGCCCCGACGACGTCGACCTCGTCCTGCCGGTGACGCGACGCCGCCAGCGGGTGGCCGCCGCGGCGCACGCCAGCCAGGCGCTGCCCGAGTCGGTGCTGTGGCGCCGCCTCGAGCTGCTCGGCGACGTCGAGCACCTGCGGTGGCTGCGACCCCCGGCTCGGGCGTGA